One part of the Melioribacteraceae bacterium genome encodes these proteins:
- the aroB gene encoding 3-dehydroquinate synthase, which yields MKKINVRLPGKEYPVYTGKNIFSKLKGLINSNKLFGNLFIIIDENVLSLHNGKIEKFLSSIDTRAYLYSINATEPNKSADQLSDIYSALIENGFGRDTLIIAIGGGITGDIAAYAASTFARGVEIVHVPTTLLAMVDSSIGGKTGINFKSTKNIIGSFYQPEFVLIDTDFLKTLPEDEILCGFGEVLKYSLLIGNDFLSFVSRNQNKILNLDAEKLLKVFSVCVKFKSAIVEIDETEKLGLRKILNLGHTFAHAIEIEQNHLIKHGQAVIIGLVCALHLSNRLGILENTSFKKYLPLLLRSSEKVRIKQFYPVKIYEIMKRDKKSIHDGIRFVLLKEAGNLIIDVEAGMIDVMDSINKGLHYFINGKK from the coding sequence ATGAAAAAAATTAATGTCAGGTTACCGGGCAAAGAATACCCTGTTTATACCGGCAAGAATATTTTCAGCAAGCTTAAAGGATTGATTAATAGTAATAAACTTTTTGGGAATTTATTCATCATTATTGATGAAAACGTATTAAGTCTTCACAACGGAAAGATTGAAAAATTTTTAAGCAGTATAGACACAAGAGCTTATCTTTACAGCATTAACGCAACAGAACCGAATAAATCCGCAGATCAGCTTTCGGATATTTATTCGGCATTAATAGAAAACGGATTCGGCAGAGATACACTCATAATTGCTATTGGCGGGGGAATTACAGGCGATATTGCCGCCTATGCTGCTTCGACTTTTGCAAGAGGAGTAGAGATTGTTCACGTACCAACTACGCTGCTGGCTATGGTCGACAGTTCGATTGGGGGAAAGACAGGAATCAATTTCAAATCGACAAAAAACATTATCGGCTCATTTTACCAGCCGGAATTTGTTCTTATAGATACCGACTTTCTCAAAACCTTGCCGGAAGATGAAATTCTGTGCGGATTCGGTGAGGTACTTAAATACTCGCTCCTGATCGGGAATGACTTCCTCAGCTTTGTAAGTAGGAATCAGAATAAAATACTTAATCTAGATGCTGAAAAACTTCTTAAGGTTTTTTCTGTTTGCGTAAAGTTTAAATCCGCGATTGTTGAAATAGATGAAACTGAAAAGCTTGGTTTGAGGAAAATCCTGAACCTCGGCCATACTTTTGCACATGCAATAGAGATTGAACAGAATCACTTAATTAAACACGGACAGGCAGTCATAATCGGTCTGGTATGCGCATTACATCTATCCAACCGTTTGGGGATTTTAGAAAACACATCCTTTAAAAAATATCTGCCGCTTCTTTTAAGGAGTTCTGAAAAAGTACGGATTAAACAATTCTATCCGGTGAAGATTTACGAAATAATGAAGAGAGACAAAAAATCAATTCACGATGGAATCCGGTTTGTACTTCTGAAAGAGGCTGGCAATTTAATTATTGATGTGGAGGCCGGGATGAT